Proteins found in one Triticum urartu cultivar G1812 chromosome 4, Tu2.1, whole genome shotgun sequence genomic segment:
- the LOC125552198 gene encoding alpha-dioxygenase 1 has product MGSGLFKPRVHPDLRDVFSKMSFGDKIGFLFIHAFDKRNLWHKMPVPIGLLYLNTRRTLLEKYNLLAVGSSHGALFDPKEFPYRTGDGKYNDPHNAKAGSQYTFFGRNMKPVDQQDELMSPDPFVVATKLLARREYKDTGKQFNILAAAWIQFMVHDWMDHMEDTKQIEITAPKYVANECPLKSFKFYATKEQPTNSDGIQSGYYNVRTAWWDGSAVYGNNEKEAKNIRTYVDGKLVIGDDGLLLHEENGVPLSGDVRNGWVGVSILQALFVKEHNAVCDAIKEEQPILSDEELYRYAKLVTSAVIAKIHTIDWTVELLKTKTMRAAMRANWYGLLGKKIKDTFGHIGGTALGGLVGLKEPINHGVPYSLTEEFTSVYRMHSLIPSTLKLRDPTGQPAANNSPPYLEDIDIGELVGLKGEDQLSKIGFEKQTLSMGYQACGALELWNYPSFFRDLIPQNLDGTNRSDRIDLAALEVYRDRERSVPRYNEFRRRLFLIPIKSWEDLTSDKDAIEDIRAIYGDDVEKLDLLVGLMAEKKIKGFAISETAFNIFILMASRRLEADRFITSNFNEKTYTKKGMQWVKTTEGLRDVINRHYPEITAKWMKSSSAFSVWDADY; this is encoded by the exons ATGGGTTCAGGTCTCTTCAAGCCTCGTGTTCATCCGGACCTCCGTGATGTTTTCTCTAAGATGTCTTTCGGTGACAAGATTGGCTTTCTA TTTATTCATGCATTTGACAAGAGAAACTTGTGGCACAAGATGCCTGTTCCGATCGGTTTACTCTACCTGAACACCCGCCGGACCCTCCTCGAAAAATACAACCTGCTAGCTGTTGGGAGTTCTCATGGTGCTCTGTTTGACCCCAAGGAGTTCCCGTACCGCACCGGAGATGGCAAGTACAACGACCCCCATAATGCTAAGGCTGGTAGCCAATACACCTTTTTTGGGAGAAACATGAAGCCAGTTGATCAACAGGATGAG TTGATGAGCCCAGATCCATTTGTTGTGGCAACAAAGCTGTTAGCCAGGAGAGAATACAAGGACACAGGGAAACAGTTCAATATACTAGCAGCTGCATGGATACAGTTCATGGTTCATGACTGGATGGATCATATGGAGGATACCAAACAG ATTGAAATCACAGCTCCAAAATATGTGGCCAATGAGTGCCCCCTCAAATCGTTCAAGTTCTATGCCACAAAAGAACAACCTACGAATTCTGATGGAATACAGAGTGGTTACTACAATGTCCGCACAGCTTGGTG GGATGGGAGTGCAGTATATGGTAATAATGAGAAAGAGGCAAAAAATATCAGGACTTATGTTGATGGAAAACTAGTCATAGGAGATGACGGTCTTCTTTTGCATGAGGAGAATGGTGTGCCATTATCGGGCGACGTTCGCAACGGTTGGGTTGGGGTTTCGATCTTACAAGCTCTTTTTGTTAAGGAACACAATGCAGTTTGTGATGCAATAAAG GAAGAACAGCCCATCCTATCAGATGAAGAATTATATCGGTATGCCAAATTGGTCACTTCTGCTGTCATTGCAAAGATTCACACTATTGATTGGACTGTCGAGCTTCTCAAGACTAAAACCATGAGAGCTGCAATGCGTGCAAATTG GTATGGATTATTGGGTAAGAAAATAAAAGATACATTTGGTCACATAGGAGGAACGGCATTAGGTGGGCTTGTGGGATTGAAGGAGCCGATCAACCATGGCGTACCTTATTCTTTGACTGAAGAGTTTACCAGTGTTTACAGAATGCATTCCTTAATACCAAGCACTCTCAAGCTCAGGGATCCGACCGGGCAACCCGCTGCAAATAATTCCCCACCGTACCTGGAAGA CATCGATATTGGAGAGTTGGTTGGTCTCAAGGGGGAAGACCAGCTATCAAAAATAGGGTTTGAAAAACAAACATTATCAATGGGATATCAAGCTTGTGGTGCACTTGAACTATGGAACTACCCAAGTTTCTTCAGGGACCTTATACCACAAAATTTGGATGGTACCAATCGATCTGACAGAATCGACCTTGCTGCCCTAGAAG TATACCGAGACAGGGAGAGAAGTGTACCAAGGTACAATGAGTTCAGGAGGAGACTATTTCTGATTCCAATAAAAAGTTGGGAGGATCTGACAAGTGACAAGGATGCAATTGAAGACATAAGAGCAATATATGGAGATGATGTAGAGAAATTGGATCTTCTTGTTGGTCTTATGgcagagaaaaaaatcaagggaTTTGCCATAAGCGAAACAGCATTCAACATTTTCATTTTAATGGCATCAAG GAGGCTTGAAGCAGATCGATTTATTACAAGCAATTTCAATGAGAAAACATACACCAAGAAGGGGATGCAATGGGTCAAAACAACTGAAGGCCTACGAGATGTGATCAACCGGCACTACCCTGAAATTACTGCCAAGTGGATGAAGTCCTCTAGTGCTTTCTCTGTGTGGGATGCAGACTACTag